Proteins found in one Sporosarcina sp. FSL K6-3457 genomic segment:
- a CDS encoding ThuA domain-containing protein, translated as MNIVVWNENRHEQKNPVVAEIYPKGIHGAIADFLQQDAHQVTTATLDEPEHGLTEEVLNATDVLVWWGHLAHDEVQDDIVERVKKRVLEGMGLIVLHSAHFSKIFKTLMGTTCDLKWREADEKERLWVVDPSHPITAGIGEYIELEKEEMYGEHFDIPAPDELVFVSWFEGGEVFRSGATFKRGQGKIFYFRPGHETYPTYYNKDVQKVICNAVKWAKNTNTPTPIYGNAKPLEKIANHNE; from the coding sequence ATGAATATTGTCGTATGGAATGAAAATCGTCATGAACAAAAAAATCCGGTGGTCGCTGAGATTTATCCGAAAGGGATTCATGGGGCGATTGCAGATTTTTTACAACAAGATGCTCATCAAGTAACAACTGCAACATTAGATGAACCTGAACACGGTTTAACGGAAGAAGTATTAAATGCGACGGATGTACTCGTTTGGTGGGGACATCTTGCGCATGATGAAGTACAGGATGACATTGTTGAAAGAGTGAAGAAGCGCGTGTTGGAAGGTATGGGACTAATTGTGTTGCACTCGGCACACTTTTCGAAAATATTTAAAACGTTAATGGGCACAACTTGTGATTTGAAATGGCGTGAGGCTGATGAGAAGGAGCGTCTATGGGTCGTTGATCCGAGCCATCCGATTACAGCGGGGATTGGGGAATATATCGAACTTGAAAAAGAAGAAATGTACGGTGAGCATTTTGATATTCCTGCACCTGATGAGTTAGTGTTTGTTAGCTGGTTTGAAGGTGGGGAAGTTTTCCGAAGTGGAGCGACATTTAAACGTGGGCAAGGGAAAATCTTTTATTTCCGTCCAGGACATGAAACGTATCCTACATACTACAATAAAGATGTACAAAAGGTAATTTGTAATGCAGTCAAATGGGCTAAAAATACAAATACGCCAACACCCATTTATGGGAATGCTAAACCGTTAGAGAAAATTGCGAACCATAACGAATGA
- a CDS encoding Gfo/Idh/MocA family protein — protein MTKLRVAVIGCGSIAKHRHLGEYDSHSAVEIVAVCDIVEERAQETALQYGAKAYTDYKKLLEVEQIDAVSVCLPNYLHAPVSIAALEAGCHVLCEKPMATSKEEAEAMIQVAKSNDKKLMIAHNQRFVPSHAKARALVASGEIGKIYSFRTAFGHGGPEGWSVDGKDSWFFNKEQAFIGAMGDLGVHKADLLRYLLGEEFVEVAGFIETSAKENTDVDDNAVCILKSASGIIGTLAASWAYTSREDNSTIIYGEHATLRLEDDPNYSLIVQYKNGEVVNYELGAIQSNAEGGQTTTHVIDHFIESIVHNTEPLINGEEGMKSLEVILAALESMKTKQFSKI, from the coding sequence ATGACGAAATTGAGAGTTGCAGTGATTGGTTGCGGAAGCATTGCCAAGCATAGACATTTAGGAGAATATGATAGCCATTCGGCGGTGGAAATTGTTGCCGTGTGTGACATCGTGGAAGAACGAGCGCAAGAGACGGCACTGCAATACGGTGCAAAGGCTTACACTGATTATAAAAAACTGCTAGAAGTTGAACAAATTGATGCGGTTAGTGTTTGTTTACCGAACTATTTACACGCCCCTGTGTCAATTGCGGCACTAGAAGCAGGCTGTCACGTGTTGTGCGAAAAGCCAATGGCAACGTCAAAAGAAGAAGCGGAAGCAATGATTCAAGTAGCTAAATCGAATGATAAAAAGCTAATGATTGCCCATAACCAACGATTTGTACCGTCACACGCGAAGGCAAGAGCGTTAGTTGCCAGTGGTGAAATCGGGAAAATTTATAGCTTCCGAACTGCTTTTGGCCATGGTGGACCTGAGGGATGGAGTGTTGATGGTAAAGATAGTTGGTTCTTCAATAAGGAGCAGGCTTTTATAGGTGCAATGGGCGATCTTGGTGTACATAAAGCTGATTTACTGCGTTATTTACTCGGTGAAGAGTTTGTTGAAGTCGCTGGTTTTATCGAAACAAGTGCAAAAGAAAATACAGATGTAGATGATAATGCGGTTTGTATTTTAAAGTCTGCGTCAGGAATTATCGGCACTTTAGCCGCGAGCTGGGCATATACGTCAAGAGAGGATAATTCAACGATTATTTACGGCGAACATGCGACATTACGTTTAGAGGATGATCCAAATTATTCATTAATCGTGCAATATAAAAATGGGGAAGTCGTTAACTATGAATTAGGCGCAATCCAATCGAATGCAGAAGGTGGTCAAACAACGACGCATGTTATCGACCATTTTATCGAGTCAATTGTGCACAATACAGAGCCGCTTATTAACGGTGAAGAAGGTATGAAATCGTTGGAAGTGATTTTAGCTGCTTTGGAGTCAATGAAGACAAAACAATTCAGTAAAATTTAA
- a CDS encoding sugar phosphate isomerase/epimerase family protein: MKLGVFAVLFAEKSFEDMLDHVKSAGVEAIEIGTGGYPGNAHCNVDELLASEDKRKDYLDKVQSRGLTISAFSCHGNPVSPDKQVAQEAHEIFVKTVKLASLLGVPVVNTFSGTPGAHADSKLPSWPVSPWPTEYSDIYNWQWEQKLIPYWKEQGKFAEEHGVKIGIELHGGFSVHTPYTLLKLREATSPAIGANLDPSHLWWQGIDPVAAIKILGKENAIHHFHAKDTFIDQDNVNMHGLTDMQPYGNVQTRAWTFRSVGCGHSIQEWSDMMSALRTYGYDYVVSIEHEDPLMSIDEGFSRAVTNLKSVLIKDQPADMWWV, encoded by the coding sequence ATGAAATTAGGCGTATTTGCGGTGTTATTTGCAGAAAAGTCATTTGAAGACATGCTAGATCATGTGAAAAGTGCAGGTGTAGAAGCGATTGAGATTGGGACAGGCGGTTATCCAGGCAATGCGCATTGTAATGTCGACGAGCTACTTGCGAGTGAAGACAAGCGCAAGGATTATTTGGATAAAGTGCAGTCACGAGGGTTAACCATCAGTGCGTTTAGTTGTCATGGTAATCCAGTTTCTCCAGACAAACAAGTGGCGCAAGAGGCCCATGAGATATTCGTCAAAACAGTGAAGTTAGCGAGCCTATTAGGAGTTCCTGTCGTCAACACGTTTTCAGGAACACCAGGGGCCCACGCGGATTCTAAGCTGCCAAGCTGGCCAGTTTCGCCATGGCCAACCGAGTACTCGGATATTTATAATTGGCAATGGGAACAAAAACTGATTCCTTATTGGAAAGAACAAGGGAAGTTTGCGGAAGAGCATGGCGTGAAAATTGGCATTGAATTGCATGGTGGTTTTTCCGTGCATACTCCATATACATTGTTGAAATTAAGAGAAGCAACTTCACCGGCTATTGGAGCTAATTTGGACCCAAGTCATCTATGGTGGCAGGGAATTGACCCAGTGGCAGCGATTAAAATTTTAGGCAAAGAAAATGCCATACACCATTTCCATGCGAAAGATACGTTTATTGATCAGGACAATGTCAATATGCATGGTTTAACAGATATGCAGCCTTATGGGAATGTGCAAACACGTGCTTGGACATTTAGATCTGTTGGCTGTGGACATAGTATCCAAGAATGGTCCGATATGATGAGTGCTTTGCGCACATATGGCTATGATTATGTGGTCAGCATTGAGCATGAGGATCCGTTGATGTCGATTGATGAAGGATTCTCACGTGCGGTGACGAATTTGAAATCTGTTTTAATCAAGGATCAGCCTGCGGATATGTGGTGGGTGTAA
- a CDS encoding methyl-accepting chemotaxis protein, giving the protein MKKMKINNWKNSIEKRGKLKKRAKKRSFGYLKFLNWRNISIGNKYIISFTLAALLFIMASAIVYYQLSTVEKNTDQFERDSQLTFDMTQMSLLAQLKDVQMADYIITKNTSYITEYNKLREQFMELENKLEPIMQTERQQALLKHIKDNNEKMDAVLSDIEEVIDGEDIITAIFRERSNSLRVGTVEAIDRLIENVLEEQKVAMDGAKNSIDSSILVLIISNLVAISLGIIIMLVISRGVSRNLNTVVSITTDVANGNLVVQPMEYEGNDEIGKLAVAINLMTTNIRGILMKVTDASLAVSSSSEELTQTTNEVNQGGDQIASTMAELASGSEVQANSAGDLSENMSDFVEMVHNSEQEGRQIATESERVLQYTHEGTTLMKNAVNQMQQIDFIIAEAVGQVQNLDKQSNEITQLVSVIKSIADQTNLLALNAAIEAARAGEHGLGFAVVADEVRKLSEQVSISVAEITNIVTHIHTETEQVVTSLNKGYEEVKEGTEQIEKTGENFEVIDTSISNMVEKVISISNNLKDIAQSSDQMNGLIQDIASVSEESAASVEQVAATTEEIAGSMDEMSHSAVELAKLAELLNGEISVFKLE; this is encoded by the coding sequence ATGAAAAAAATGAAGATAAATAATTGGAAAAACAGTATAGAGAAGCGGGGAAAGTTAAAGAAAAGAGCGAAAAAGAGAAGTTTTGGCTACTTGAAATTTCTGAATTGGCGAAATATTAGTATTGGAAACAAATATATTATATCTTTTACCCTCGCTGCTTTACTTTTTATAATGGCAAGTGCAATTGTTTATTATCAATTATCTACCGTGGAAAAAAATACAGACCAGTTTGAAAGAGATAGTCAACTAACATTCGATATGACACAAATGTCCTTACTCGCTCAATTGAAGGATGTACAAATGGCTGATTATATTATTACAAAAAATACCAGCTATATTACTGAGTATAATAAACTCCGCGAACAATTCATGGAGTTAGAAAACAAACTAGAACCAATTATGCAAACCGAACGGCAACAAGCACTGTTAAAACATATCAAAGATAACAATGAAAAAATGGATGCTGTGCTATCTGATATAGAAGAGGTAATTGATGGGGAAGATATTATTACAGCAATATTTCGTGAACGGTCTAACTCATTAAGAGTTGGAACAGTTGAAGCAATTGATAGATTAATAGAAAATGTCCTAGAAGAACAAAAAGTAGCAATGGACGGTGCCAAAAATAGTATAGATTCCAGTATTCTAGTTTTAATAATTTCTAATCTAGTCGCAATTTCTTTAGGAATCATTATTATGCTTGTCATTAGTCGCGGTGTTTCTCGAAATTTGAATACGGTTGTCAGTATTACAACTGATGTGGCGAATGGTAATTTAGTTGTGCAACCGATGGAGTATGAAGGCAATGATGAAATCGGGAAATTAGCAGTAGCGATTAACCTAATGACGACAAATATTCGAGGTATTTTAATGAAAGTGACAGACGCTTCACTTGCTGTTTCCTCTAGTAGTGAGGAGTTAACACAAACAACAAATGAAGTGAATCAGGGTGGAGACCAAATCGCCTCAACTATGGCAGAGTTAGCATCGGGTTCTGAAGTACAAGCAAACAGTGCGGGAGACTTATCTGAGAATATGAGTGATTTTGTCGAAATGGTTCACAACTCTGAACAAGAAGGAAGGCAAATTGCTACAGAATCTGAGCGTGTACTTCAGTATACTCATGAGGGAACTACATTGATGAAAAACGCTGTAAATCAAATGCAGCAAATTGATTTTATTATCGCTGAAGCAGTTGGACAAGTTCAAAACCTGGATAAACAATCAAATGAAATTACCCAATTGGTGTCAGTTATTAAAAGTATTGCTGACCAGACCAATTTATTGGCATTAAATGCCGCTATTGAAGCTGCACGTGCTGGTGAGCATGGATTGGGTTTTGCCGTTGTCGCAGATGAAGTTAGAAAACTATCTGAACAAGTTTCAATATCTGTTGCGGAAATCACAAATATTGTCACACATATTCATACAGAAACAGAGCAGGTTGTCACTTCTTTAAATAAGGGATATGAAGAAGTGAAAGAAGGGACAGAACAAATCGAAAAAACGGGAGAAAACTTTGAAGTGATTGATACTTCCATTTCCAATATGGTTGAAAAGGTGATTTCTATCTCAAACAATTTAAAAGACATTGCTCAAAGTAGTGACCAGATGAATGGTTTAATACAAGATATTGCCTCAGTATCTGAAGAGTCTGCAGCAAGTGTTGAACAAGTTGCAGCTACCACTGAAGAAATAGCTGGTTCTATGGATGAAATGTCTCACAGTGCTGTAGAATTAGCGAAGCTAGCTGAACTCTTGAATGGTGAAATTAGTGTGTTTAAGCTAGAATAA
- a CDS encoding Gfo/Idh/MocA family protein, which translates to MTILRVGIIGAGGIARDVHIPSYLNNGNRVEIVAIADVAVERAQEVADKFAIPHVFDSYQEMLGNVELDAVSVCVPNKFHAAATIAALEAGCHVLCEKPPAMTVEEAEQMIKAANDAEKILTYGFHYRYRPEVEVAKSFIDAGEMGNIYSARVHAIRRRGIPGWGVFTNKELQGGGPLIDIGVHMLDTALYLMGYPEPDVVLGKTHQQIGHKKGVGLLGEWDSDNYTVEDMAVGMVTFKNGATLTLEAAFAANVEKDDTMQVSLMGNKGGADIFPLKIYQEKYNTLIDSTPAYLPETNGHQLEINQFVACCLEGKTPLSTPEQGLIIQKIVNAIYESAETGKAMQF; encoded by the coding sequence ATGACTATATTGAGAGTAGGAATTATCGGTGCTGGTGGAATTGCAAGGGATGTACATATCCCAAGTTATTTGAATAACGGTAATAGAGTAGAAATCGTCGCGATTGCTGACGTTGCAGTTGAACGGGCACAGGAAGTTGCGGACAAGTTTGCAATTCCGCATGTCTTTGATTCATACCAAGAAATGTTAGGGAATGTAGAGCTAGATGCCGTTAGTGTTTGTGTGCCGAATAAGTTTCATGCAGCTGCGACGATTGCGGCACTTGAGGCGGGCTGTCATGTGCTGTGTGAAAAACCGCCGGCGATGACTGTAGAAGAAGCGGAACAAATGATCAAGGCTGCGAATGATGCGGAGAAAATTCTAACGTACGGCTTCCATTATCGTTATCGTCCTGAAGTAGAGGTTGCAAAATCATTTATCGATGCCGGAGAAATGGGTAATATTTACTCGGCACGTGTGCACGCAATTCGCAGAAGAGGGATTCCAGGCTGGGGAGTCTTCACGAACAAGGAATTGCAAGGCGGTGGACCTTTAATCGATATTGGTGTACATATGCTGGATACCGCACTCTACTTAATGGGCTACCCAGAGCCAGACGTTGTGCTCGGGAAAACGCATCAGCAGATTGGCCATAAAAAGGGCGTTGGACTGCTGGGCGAGTGGGACTCTGACAACTATACAGTGGAGGACATGGCTGTTGGCATGGTGACATTTAAAAATGGTGCCACGTTAACATTGGAAGCTGCTTTTGCCGCAAACGTTGAAAAAGATGACACGATGCAAGTATCTTTGATGGGTAATAAAGGTGGAGCTGATATTTTCCCTTTGAAAATATATCAGGAGAAATACAATACACTCATCGATAGTACGCCAGCGTATTTACCAGAAACAAACGGACATCAACTGGAAATCAACCAATTTGTGGCGTGCTGTTTAGAAGGGAAGACGCCATTAAGTACACCTGAACAAGGGCTTATCATTCAAAAGATTGTTAATGCGATATATGAATCTGCGGAAACTGGGAAAGCTATGCAGTTTTAA
- a CDS encoding YesL family protein, producing the protein MVNTENNPMRGFQIIFDWAVKLAYLNLLWILFSLLGLGIFGIGPATVSMFAVIRKCLRYGTDFSMTREFIGVYRSNFWYANRFMLVLIPAYLFVWIDFAVIRLLPSSFIIDKVVFLSVIMLSLLVVIVTCYVFAVYVHYDLAFWRNFKFAFMIAGISPLSTLMILLGLFVCSIIVLIVPAASLFYFISVPVLIIQVCALRAFKKIPELA; encoded by the coding sequence ATGGTGAACACAGAAAATAACCCTATGAGAGGATTTCAAATTATTTTTGATTGGGCAGTCAAATTAGCCTACCTGAATCTACTATGGATTTTATTTTCACTACTTGGTCTTGGGATTTTTGGGATAGGGCCAGCAACAGTTAGTATGTTTGCAGTCATAAGAAAATGTCTAAGATATGGAACTGACTTTTCAATGACGAGGGAGTTTATTGGTGTATACCGGAGTAATTTCTGGTATGCCAATCGATTCATGTTGGTTTTGATACCAGCATATCTATTTGTTTGGATTGATTTTGCAGTGATACGTTTACTGCCAAGCAGTTTTATAATTGATAAAGTTGTTTTTTTAAGTGTTATTATGCTGTCTTTGTTAGTTGTTATAGTAACTTGTTATGTATTTGCCGTGTATGTTCATTACGATTTAGCATTTTGGAGGAACTTTAAGTTTGCTTTTATGATAGCAGGTATATCCCCGCTATCAACGCTCATGATCCTACTAGGTTTATTTGTTTGTAGCATTATAGTACTTATTGTACCAGCGGCTTCACTATTTTATTTTATAAGTGTCCCAGTGCTTATTATTCAGGTCTGTGCGCTAAGAGCATTTAAAAAGATACCGGAACTGGCATGA
- a CDS encoding LacI family DNA-binding transcriptional regulator, whose amino-acid sequence MVTIYDVAKKTGYSITTVSKVLNNYPNVSEKAKEKVERVVKELGYMPNSSARTLATKKSKMIGVVFSEDSDVGITHPFFSRVFESFKKQVELYNYDMLFVSRNIENNQSYYSHLKNRGVDGVIVVVSESEEVENELLGSDIPVVFIDALIENTNAVYSDNSFGSMMAVDHLYELGHRKIAHITGKSTLFTAMERIQGFQMAIEKHQLTIPANYIVDGGYFTYEGGRVAMMKLLTLTDPPSAVFVSGDEMAIGAIKAVKEAGLRVPEDISIIGFDDISMAKYTDPALTTIRQDTDRIGRQAAVLLLDEIDGDTKNHRSKVIPVSLVKRDSCQPYI is encoded by the coding sequence ATGGTTACAATTTATGATGTAGCAAAAAAAACAGGATATTCAATTACAACAGTCTCCAAAGTATTAAACAATTATCCTAATGTGAGTGAAAAAGCAAAAGAGAAAGTAGAGAGGGTTGTAAAAGAATTGGGCTATATGCCGAATTCATCTGCAAGAACTTTAGCAACAAAAAAATCTAAAATGATAGGAGTAGTATTTTCAGAGGATTCGGATGTCGGAATCACTCACCCCTTCTTTAGTAGGGTATTTGAGAGTTTTAAGAAGCAGGTAGAACTTTATAATTATGATATGCTATTTGTTTCTAGGAATATTGAGAACAATCAAAGTTATTATAGCCACTTGAAAAATCGAGGTGTTGATGGGGTTATTGTAGTTGTTTCTGAATCAGAGGAAGTTGAGAATGAGCTGCTAGGTTCCGATATCCCAGTAGTTTTTATCGATGCACTTATTGAAAATACGAATGCTGTTTATAGTGATAATTCGTTTGGGAGTATGATGGCTGTCGATCATTTGTATGAATTAGGTCATCGGAAAATAGCTCATATCACAGGAAAGTCTACACTTTTTACTGCAATGGAAAGGATACAAGGATTTCAAATGGCAATTGAGAAGCATCAACTTACGATTCCAGCAAATTATATAGTTGATGGTGGTTACTTTACTTATGAAGGTGGCCGAGTTGCGATGATGAAATTGCTTACACTTACAGATCCACCTTCTGCGGTATTTGTATCTGGGGATGAGATGGCGATAGGCGCTATAAAGGCAGTTAAAGAAGCGGGACTTCGAGTACCAGAAGATATTTCAATTATTGGATTTGATGATATTTCAATGGCTAAATATACTGACCCAGCTTTGACTACAATCAGGCAGGATACAGATCGGATTGGTAGACAAGCTGCTGTTCTACTACTTGATGAAATTGATGGCGATACTAAGAATCATCGATCTAAAGTTATCCCAGTAAGCCTAGTAAAAAGAGATTCATGTCAACCATATATCTAA
- a CDS encoding ABC transporter substrate-binding protein: protein MKKILLFLSACMLMFVLGACGKPKADLTITSFTDELQPAIDIFEEKYDVTVDLQIIPMENYTTTLRPALESGKGAPDIFTGELAFLKQWTEQEYWETLSQDPYNVSEWESDYVDYVWDLGKNEAGDVKAISWQITPGGIYYRRSIAQKVLGTDDPAEIGKRLSTMEGLLEVGEELKKQNYRLFPDEGSIRPYTDGTNKKAWVNDNNELIMTDERLSYFDYAKEVRDKEYSALAPAWSPAWFESFDGPISYNMGWDKLEEGGDDSKQTEVFGVSLPTWALNSVFKADANKNAGDWAITNGPTPYFEGGTWLGMYKGSENKDLAFKFIEMMVHDEEFLTEWAKTTGDVLSYLPVTEKIKGDFSDDFLGGQNNYEFFLTEATKIDASIITKYDQQISEFFGTQVGNYVEGKVTKEAALAEFYTEVKNAYPDLILPE, encoded by the coding sequence ATGAAGAAAATACTATTATTTTTGAGTGCATGTATGTTGATGTTTGTTTTAGGCGCTTGTGGAAAACCAAAGGCTGATTTGACGATTACTTCATTTACGGATGAGTTGCAACCCGCAATTGATATTTTTGAAGAGAAATATGATGTGACTGTAGATTTACAAATTATTCCTATGGAGAATTACACGACAACATTAAGGCCGGCACTTGAAAGTGGAAAAGGAGCACCGGATATTTTCACTGGTGAACTAGCCTTCTTAAAGCAATGGACAGAACAGGAATACTGGGAGACGCTTTCTCAAGATCCTTACAATGTGAGTGAATGGGAAAGTGATTATGTCGACTATGTTTGGGACCTTGGAAAAAATGAAGCAGGTGATGTAAAAGCTATATCGTGGCAAATAACTCCTGGTGGAATCTATTATCGAAGAAGTATTGCACAAAAAGTACTTGGGACAGATGACCCAGCAGAAATCGGTAAACGCCTCTCAACAATGGAAGGATTGCTTGAAGTTGGTGAAGAATTAAAAAAACAAAATTATCGTTTATTCCCTGACGAAGGGTCCATTAGACCATATACGGATGGTACAAATAAAAAAGCTTGGGTAAATGACAATAATGAATTAATTATGACAGATGAACGTTTATCTTATTTTGACTATGCGAAAGAAGTTCGTGATAAAGAGTATTCTGCTCTTGCACCTGCATGGTCCCCAGCTTGGTTTGAATCATTTGATGGTCCAATCAGTTATAACATGGGTTGGGATAAACTTGAAGAAGGAGGAGATGATTCAAAGCAAACTGAAGTTTTTGGTGTCTCCTTACCAACATGGGCACTTAACTCAGTCTTTAAAGCAGATGCCAATAAAAATGCTGGGGATTGGGCAATTACAAATGGTCCGACACCTTATTTTGAAGGCGGAACGTGGTTAGGTATGTACAAGGGGTCAGAGAATAAAGATTTAGCCTTTAAATTTATTGAAATGATGGTTCACGACGAAGAATTTTTAACAGAGTGGGCTAAAACAACAGGAGATGTATTGTCTTACCTTCCTGTAACAGAGAAGATTAAAGGTGACTTTTCTGATGACTTTCTAGGTGGTCAAAATAACTATGAATTCTTTTTAACAGAGGCAACAAAAATTGATGCAAGTATTATTACAAAATATGATCAGCAAATTAGTGAATTCTTCGGTACACAAGTTGGAAACTATGTAGAAGGAAAAGTAACAAAAGAAGCTGCGTTAGCCGAGTTTTATACGGAAGTGAAAAATGCATATCCAGACCTGATTTTACCTGAATAA
- a CDS encoding carbohydrate ABC transporter permease — MTTNNRKGYYYIAPFVIVFLVFSIYPILLTFYYSLTNYSGMGGIGNADFILFDNYKRLFTDPFFYESLGNTLKIWGLNFVVQITIALGLALLFTNIRLKMKGVGVFRALFYLPNIITVASVAILFNILLDWNHGALNQMLLSFGIIDSPINWLNKPAYAQASVALIGAWMWFGSSFIILMAGISGISKDYYEAAYIDGATWWQSFINVTLPLLKPILLYVLITSIIGGLQIFDLPMLLTDTRGAPDRSLNTMVLYLYNQAFKYNNFGYAAAIAYGLFLITVVFSAVTFRSMYRKNVGQE; from the coding sequence GTGACGACTAATAATCGTAAAGGATACTACTATATAGCGCCTTTTGTCATTGTGTTCTTGGTATTTAGTATCTATCCAATTTTATTAACGTTTTATTATAGCTTAACAAATTATTCGGGTATGGGCGGTATAGGAAATGCCGATTTTATCTTATTCGATAATTATAAGAGGCTATTTACTGATCCATTTTTCTACGAATCTTTAGGTAATACACTTAAAATATGGGGATTAAATTTTGTAGTACAAATTACAATTGCCCTTGGATTAGCATTACTATTTACCAACATTCGTTTGAAGATGAAGGGTGTGGGTGTATTTAGGGCTTTGTTCTATTTGCCAAATATCATTACAGTCGCATCTGTCGCTATACTTTTCAATATTTTACTAGATTGGAACCACGGTGCTTTAAATCAAATGTTATTGAGCTTTGGTATTATCGATTCTCCCATTAACTGGCTCAACAAGCCAGCCTATGCACAAGCCTCAGTGGCTTTGATTGGTGCTTGGATGTGGTTTGGTAGTTCCTTCATTATCTTAATGGCTGGAATATCTGGTATTTCAAAGGACTATTATGAAGCCGCTTATATTGATGGGGCAACTTGGTGGCAATCATTTATTAACGTAACATTACCATTATTAAAGCCGATCTTATTGTATGTATTAATTACATCGATTATTGGCGGTTTACAGATATTTGATTTACCAATGTTACTTACGGATACACGTGGAGCACCTGATAGATCGTTGAATACAATGGTGCTTTATTTATATAACCAAGCTTTCAAATATAACAACTTTGGTTATGCAGCAGCAATTGCATATGGGTTGTTCTTAATTACTGTAGTCTTCTCGGCGGTAACCTTCCGTTCGATGTACAGGAAAAATGTAGGACAGGAGTGA
- a CDS encoding carbohydrate ABC transporter permease has product MKLLKVSLYALLILLLVICFIPFFMMIINATRTNAEILRGFSLLPGSAALENYNILASYMDVWRGFLNSLIIAVSVTFLNSYFSALTAFAFVIYNFKGKNVIFITFLVMMMVPGQLGLIGLYDLSSALGILDTYLPLIIPAIAAPFTVFFFRQYMLTTMHASLLEAARIDGASELRMFHSIVIPVLMPAIATMGIFTFIGTWNNYITPLVILKSPDLFTLPVMMGALRGSPVAKNLGAMYMGITISVVPIMLAFLFFSRYIVGSISAGAVKE; this is encoded by the coding sequence ATGAAATTGTTAAAAGTATCTTTATACGCTTTGTTAATTCTATTATTAGTCATATGTTTCATTCCATTTTTTATGATGATCATTAATGCTACTAGAACAAATGCAGAAATACTGAGAGGTTTTTCTCTTTTGCCAGGTAGTGCTGCGCTTGAAAACTATAATATTCTGGCAAGTTATATGGATGTGTGGAGAGGATTTTTAAACAGTTTAATTATTGCTGTTTCTGTTACTTTTTTAAATTCTTATTTCTCTGCACTAACGGCTTTTGCATTTGTGATTTATAACTTTAAAGGGAAAAATGTTATTTTCATTACCTTTTTAGTTATGATGATGGTTCCAGGTCAACTGGGGTTAATTGGGTTATATGATCTAAGTAGTGCCTTAGGTATACTAGATACATATCTTCCATTAATCATACCAGCGATTGCTGCACCATTTACGGTCTTTTTCTTTAGACAGTATATGCTGACAACCATGCATGCTTCGCTGTTGGAGGCGGCTAGAATCGACGGGGCATCAGAACTTCGAATGTTTCACAGTATCGTAATCCCTGTTTTAATGCCAGCCATTGCAACAATGGGTATATTTACGTTTATAGGGACTTGGAATAACTATATTACTCCACTTGTCATTTTAAAATCTCCGGATTTATTTACATTACCAGTGATGATGGGAGCACTTCGCGGATCACCTGTTGCGAAGAATTTAGGAGCAATGTATATGGGAATTACAATTTCAGTTGTACCAATTATGCTAGCATTTCTTTTCTTCTCCCGCTATATCGTCGGTAGTATTTCGGCTGGGGCTGTAAAAGAGTAA